The sequence AAATATACTTATGAACTATTTAGCAAAGTATAGAAACATTTCGAAAACATTTCTATTTAGCCGCCTTTACCAATCCAAAACCCATGGAATTCTTTGCCCCGAAGCCGCATTCATATCCAATTTTAATCAATTCAGGATGAGTTTTGATTTTAAAGTCGCATTTTATTGCTTTTATTTTGGTCTCCTCAAGGGAGCGTTCCGCAATTGTGATCAGCTTAGAAACTTTTCCTTTCTTCCGTTCAATTTCATCCTTATCAAATTCAAAAGTGAAATCATCAACTTCTAGTTGTTTATTGTGAACCACTTTGTATTTATCCAGCAAATTACTTTTCATGAATTGTGATAATTCAGGATCATCATATCTGAGATAGTAAGGAAAGGGCTTGCCATTTTTATCAATTGGTTTGGAAAGCGTAATGGGCGATAAAGTATTAAAAATCATTTCGTCTTTGAATATTGGTTCTGATAATTTCTCAACTTGAAGAATGTTAAATTTTGTAGATAAGTCTTCAAAGTTTATAAAGATATTTTGTTTGGTGAATACTCCAATAATAAAGTTTTTTACAAAAGGTTCAATTATAGGTGAGGAAATTGTAAGGAATACTTCAGGTTCAACTAAGTTTATAAGATTTTGATTTATGGTTATCCTTTTAAATTCGACTGCAAAAGCAAATAGTTTGAAATTTTTCTTTTTGCCTGGAACTGTGAAACCGATATCATGCAAAAACTTAGCAAACTCTTCTGAGCCAAACCTTAATAAAAGGTAGATAGCGGAGGAAAAATGATAATAATAATTAATCGGTATAACAGAATTTGGAGTTACCGCACGCAGAAAAAATTTAAGCCTCATCTTAAAATACTTTTATTTATGAATTATGCTTTATTCTGCTTCCCATAATCAAAGTAATCTG is a genomic window of Ignavibacteria bacterium containing:
- the cas6 gene encoding CRISPR-associated endoribonuclease Cas6; translation: MRLKFFLRAVTPNSVIPINYYYHFSSAIYLLLRFGSEEFAKFLHDIGFTVPGKKKNFKLFAFAVEFKRITINQNLINLVEPEVFLTISSPIIEPFVKNFIIGVFTKQNIFINFEDLSTKFNILQVEKLSEPIFKDEMIFNTLSPITLSKPIDKNGKPFPYYLRYDDPELSQFMKSNLLDKYKVVHNKQLEVDDFTFEFDKDEIERKKGKVSKLITIAERSLEETKIKAIKCDFKIKTHPELIKIGYECGFGAKNSMGFGLVKAAK